The Halorientalis sp. IM1011 genome window below encodes:
- a CDS encoding Hsp20/alpha crystallin family protein → MSALRDALRDLPETVFADLLESEDAYLLVIDLPGATAETVDVQVTAGRLEIEARREKDLPTEFRYVEEERALFLDAELPLPPDATGADAEGTVDRGVLELRLPKAGAQPETSIPIEDAEA, encoded by the coding sequence ATGTCAGCGCTGCGCGATGCGTTGCGGGACCTCCCCGAGACGGTGTTCGCGGACCTGCTGGAGTCAGAGGACGCCTACCTCCTGGTGATCGACCTGCCGGGAGCGACGGCCGAGACCGTCGACGTGCAGGTGACGGCCGGCCGCCTGGAGATCGAGGCGCGGCGCGAGAAGGATCTCCCGACGGAGTTCCGGTACGTCGAGGAGGAGCGCGCGCTCTTTCTGGACGCCGAACTCCCCCTGCCGCCCGACGCGACGGGTGCCGACGCCGAGGGCACCGTCGACCGGGGCGTCCTCGAACTCCGCCTGCCCAAGGCCGGAGCCCAGCCGGAAACGTCCATCCCCATCGAGGACGCCGAGGCCTGA
- the glp gene encoding gephyrin-like molybdotransferase Glp, producing MTDPRESGFKDVTPLADARERLREAVSPHDRTETVPLSTAAGRTVAESVAARRAVPHYDRAAMDGFAVRAEDTFGAGDRSPAVLRLGGHAEDGDEVGPDEAVRVHTGSELPPGADAVVMVEQIDTVAEDVEIFDAVAEGENVAPAGEDVESGRSLYDPGHQLRPSDIGLLKSTGVTEIECYQPPTVGVVPTGEELVQTDPDPGEIVETNGLTVAQYVERWGGVPEYRTVVTDDEHALRAAIQRDLTKDVIVTTGGSSVGERDLLPSVVDDLGEVLVHGIGVKPGHPAGFGVVEDTPVIMLPGYPVACIVNAVQLLRPAVKWAGHMPLEPHPETEAVLDRKIASEPGVRTFARVELDRDGRGIDESEDPPRATPTRASGAGVLSSVALADGWVVVPEEREGIPEGERVAVQDWEWYP from the coding sequence ATGACTGACCCACGCGAGTCGGGCTTCAAGGACGTGACGCCGCTCGCCGACGCGCGCGAGCGGCTTCGCGAGGCGGTCTCGCCCCACGACCGGACCGAGACCGTCCCGCTCTCGACGGCCGCCGGCCGGACCGTCGCCGAATCCGTGGCGGCCCGCCGCGCCGTCCCGCACTACGACCGCGCGGCCATGGACGGGTTCGCCGTCCGGGCCGAGGACACCTTCGGCGCTGGCGACCGCTCCCCCGCAGTGCTCCGACTGGGCGGCCACGCCGAGGACGGCGACGAGGTCGGCCCCGACGAGGCCGTCCGCGTCCACACCGGGAGCGAACTCCCGCCCGGAGCCGATGCGGTGGTGATGGTCGAACAAATAGACACCGTCGCGGAGGACGTCGAGATCTTCGACGCCGTCGCCGAAGGAGAGAACGTCGCGCCCGCCGGCGAGGACGTCGAATCCGGCCGCTCGCTCTACGACCCCGGCCACCAGTTGCGCCCCTCGGACATCGGCCTCCTGAAATCGACCGGCGTCACCGAGATCGAGTGTTACCAGCCCCCGACCGTCGGCGTCGTCCCGACCGGCGAGGAACTCGTTCAAACTGATCCCGACCCGGGCGAGATCGTCGAGACCAACGGGTTGACCGTCGCCCAGTACGTCGAGCGCTGGGGTGGGGTTCCCGAGTACCGCACCGTCGTCACAGACGACGAACACGCCCTCCGGGCGGCGATCCAGCGCGACCTCACGAAGGACGTGATCGTCACTACCGGCGGCTCCTCGGTGGGCGAACGGGACCTCCTGCCCTCCGTCGTCGACGACCTCGGCGAGGTGCTGGTCCACGGGATCGGCGTCAAACCCGGCCACCCCGCCGGCTTCGGCGTCGTCGAGGACACGCCCGTGATCATGCTCCCCGGCTACCCCGTGGCCTGCATCGTCAACGCGGTCCAGCTCCTGCGCCCCGCTGTGAAGTGGGCCGGGCACATGCCGCTCGAACCCCATCCCGAGACCGAGGCCGTCCTCGACCGGAAGATCGCCAGCGAACCCGGCGTCCGGACGTTCGCCCGCGTCGAACTCGACCGGGACGGCCGCGGAATCGACGAGTCGGAGGACCCACCGCGAGCCACGCCGACCAGGGCGAGCGGCGCGGGCGTGCTCTCTTCGGTCGCGCTGGCCGACGGCTGGGTCGTCGTCCCCGAGGAACGCGAGGGGATTCCCGAGGGTGAACGCGTCGCCGTGCAGGACTGGGAGTGGTATCCATGA
- a CDS encoding molybdopterin biosynthesis protein: protein MTDRKEFRDLAPPEDAHEAIASLDLGGGTETVPLREARGRVLAERVDAELDVPGFDRASMDGYAVRARDTFGADEADPAELDLVGEVHAGAEPDVTVEEGTAAEISTGAVMPPGADSVVMVEKTDEAEGNDEVFVRTSLAPGDNVMLAGADVAAGERTLGPGTELTPREIGLLSALGIEEVPVRAKPRVGIVSTGDELVRPGGDLNSDAGQIYDVNSYTVATAVEEAGGEAVLYPHAGDDYEEMERILTEAAEECDLVLSSGSTSASAVDVIYRVIEERGDLLLHGVAVKPGKPMLIGRLDGGDSPSAYVGLPGYPVSALTIFRTFVAPAIREATGLPEPRTATVDGRMAVEERYGEGRRRLMPVGLVEDGAGPEGQRAGGGNAAGARGDTLVYPVDKGSGATTSLVEADGIVDVPPETEYLAAGESVEVQLFSPDVRPPSLYAVGEDDPALSRLLDRLDRPRYLSLGTREGLRRLRNGVPDAAVAAGDPEIAADHEVLGGWTREWGLVVPEGNPNDVSDVAALVDRDLRLINRGTDSGLRTALDDAVAALAEERDASRRELTDAIDGYELTVKAHESPARKVLAGEADAGLGLRATAAKLDLGFVSLGEQDVRVLANPDRTGKAGVEGLRTAVENVESVLADLPGYRPA, encoded by the coding sequence ATGACCGATAGGAAAGAGTTCCGCGACCTCGCGCCGCCCGAGGACGCCCACGAGGCCATCGCCTCGCTGGATCTGGGCGGCGGGACCGAGACCGTTCCCCTCCGGGAGGCCCGGGGCCGCGTGCTCGCCGAACGGGTCGACGCCGAACTCGACGTGCCGGGGTTCGACCGCGCCTCGATGGACGGCTACGCGGTCCGGGCGCGGGACACCTTCGGCGCGGACGAGGCCGATCCCGCCGAACTCGACCTCGTGGGCGAAGTCCACGCCGGCGCGGAACCCGACGTGACCGTCGAGGAGGGCACTGCCGCCGAAATCTCGACGGGGGCGGTGATGCCGCCCGGCGCGGACTCGGTAGTGATGGTGGAGAAAACCGACGAGGCAGAGGGTAACGACGAAGTCTTCGTCCGCACCTCGCTGGCCCCGGGCGACAACGTGATGCTCGCGGGCGCTGACGTGGCCGCCGGCGAGCGCACGCTCGGCCCCGGAACGGAACTCACGCCCCGCGAGATCGGCCTGCTGTCGGCGCTCGGGATCGAGGAGGTGCCAGTCCGCGCGAAACCCCGCGTCGGCATCGTCTCGACCGGCGACGAACTCGTCCGGCCCGGCGGGGACCTGAATTCGGACGCGGGCCAGATCTACGACGTCAACAGCTACACCGTCGCGACCGCCGTCGAGGAGGCCGGCGGCGAGGCCGTCCTCTACCCCCACGCCGGCGACGATTACGAGGAGATGGAGCGCATCCTCACCGAGGCCGCCGAGGAGTGTGACCTCGTCCTTTCCTCTGGGTCGACCAGCGCCTCCGCCGTCGACGTGATCTACCGCGTGATCGAGGAGCGCGGCGACCTCCTCCTGCACGGCGTCGCGGTCAAGCCCGGCAAGCCCATGCTGATCGGCCGCCTCGACGGCGGCGACTCCCCGTCGGCCTACGTCGGCCTGCCGGGATACCCCGTCTCCGCGCTCACGATCTTCAGAACCTTCGTCGCCCCCGCGATCCGCGAGGCTACAGGACTCCCCGAACCCCGAACCGCCACCGTCGACGGTCGGATGGCCGTCGAGGAGCGCTACGGGGAGGGCCGGCGTCGGCTGATGCCAGTAGGACTCGTCGAAGACGGCGCTGGCCCGGAGGGACAGCGAGCCGGAGGCGGCAACGCCGCCGGAGCGCGCGGCGACACGCTCGTCTACCCCGTCGACAAGGGAAGCGGCGCGACGACGAGCCTCGTCGAGGCCGACGGGATCGTCGACGTGCCGCCCGAGACCGAGTACCTCGCGGCCGGCGAGTCCGTCGAGGTCCAGCTGTTCTCGCCCGACGTTCGCCCACCCTCGCTCTACGCCGTCGGCGAGGACGACCCGGCGCTCTCCCGACTTCTCGACCGCCTCGACCGACCGCGCTACCTCTCGCTCGGGACCAGAGAGGGTCTGCGCCGCCTCCGCAACGGCGTCCCCGACGCGGCCGTCGCTGCCGGCGACCCCGAGATCGCGGCCGATCACGAAGTCCTCGGCGGCTGGACCCGCGAGTGGGGGCTCGTGGTTCCCGAGGGCAATCCCAACGACGTCAGCGATGTGGCCGCCCTCGTGGATCGCGACCTGCGGCTGATCAACCGTGGGACGGACTCCGGCCTGCGGACCGCACTGGACGACGCCGTCGCCGCGCTGGCCGAGGAGCGCGACGCCTCCCGGCGAGAGTTGACCGACGCAATCGACGGCTACGAACTCACCGTGAAAGCCCACGAGAGCCCGGCCCGGAAGGTGCTGGCCGGCGAGGCCGACGCGGGACTGGGCCTGCGAGCGACCGCCGCGAAACTCGACCTCGGGTTCGTTTCGCTGGGCGAGCAGGACGTTCGGGTGCTGGCCAATCCCGACCGGACCGGGAAAGCGGGCGTCGAGGGCCTCCGGACCGCAGTCGAGAATGTCGAGTCGGTGCTGGCCGACCTGCCGGGGTACCGGCCGGCCTGA